CCTTCAACGGGAAATTCTTGGCCGCTGAGTTGTGTTTTCAGGAAGGGGAAGTAGAGAAAATCTTTTAACCGAGATCGTTGGGTAATTTGTAAAATCGCTTTAATGTCTTGAGGACTCACGGTTAAATTATCTTGGTATCCAACATATTCAGCAACAACAGAATCAAGCAATTGTCGTTTTGCCATACTGGTAACTTGTGAGTCAAATTCTCGATCTTGTTTATAAACTATAAAATCAGGTTTAAATTGAAGATCGGCAAGAATTAATCTTTTTTGTACAGTTATGGCGCCGTCAGGCAAAACAATCTGATTTTTTTTAATGATAAGCCCTAAAGCTTCATGGCCAATGGAGCGACGCTGTGAAATGTCGTTGTTAAATGAAAAAACTTCAGTGATTTTGCTGAGTAAATCTTTATGAGTTTTAATCTTAAAATATTGCTTAAAAAGATCGAATGAAAAATACCGATAAGGAACAATGTCTTTTATTTCAACAACATAGGTGTAACTGGAATTTGAAGCTTCGCAGAAATAGTTTTGTAAGCTTGAATTATCTGTGGTAAAACGGTCGCCTATTTTTTTGCCTAAAAATATACTTTGGAAAATGACATCTGGTTCTTCGTTTCCGATTTTCAACCAAATGTTGGAGGTGTTTTTATCGAAAACAGGATTATCATTTTTGTCTATGATCCAGGCTTTAAAGCAAATCCAATCACCGACATCTATACCGCTTTCAGGTTTAAAACGGCTTTGGATGGCTTCTTCATCTTGCAGAAAAGATGTGACCTGTTTATCAATGTCGCGATACTGCTTACGAGGGGTCGGCTTAAAGGGAAGATATTTCCAGCTTTGCATATAAAGCTCTTTGGGAGCATACCCTTCAAAATGGTATAGAGCGTTTCCAGCTCCATCAATTTGAATATCTTTAAGCTGAGGAGTTCCGACAACAATAATTTTTTGTTGGCGAATGTTTTGCATAAGTGTATTGATTCCAAAAAATTTAAGCCCAAGATCTTTCAGATGACTGACGATCGGGGCTTTAAAATGTTCTTGAACGTATGAAATGGGAGCTGATCCTTTTTTAAAACCAGTCGTTTGAGCGGAACTTTGTTGTGCTTGAGCTGCGAGTTGGAAAAATGATTCTGTGATGCATGATGGAACCGAAACGGTGAATTGATAACTGTTGCTGAGTGGTTTTGAATCAACCAGACAGCATACTTTGTCGCTTTGTACCATAAATCTCCTTTTTTTGGTGCAAGAGAAGGGAATTGAACCCCCACTCCCTTTCGGGAACTGGATCCTAAGTCCAGCGCGTCTACCAATTTCGCCACTCTTGCATTCAATGATTTTAGGTCAACTGTCGATAGTATAGCACAAGTTGTTTATTTTGCACAAGCCCATTTAAAAGGCTTTTAGCTCATTTTTCTTTTTTTCGCCAGTTGCGTCAACTTTTTCAACATATTTATCAGTTATGTCTTGAAGCGTTTTATTTAATCTTTTGTCAAAATCTTCAGAAATCTTTTTGCCTTTTTGAGCATCTTTGATCATGTTAACAAAATCTTTTCTGATGTTTCGAAGGTTGATTTTTCCGTCTTCGATTTTTTTACCAACCAACTTGACTAATTCTTCGCGACGACCAGTTGTCATACGAGGAAGTTCAACTCGAATAATATCACCATCGATAACAGGGCTCAGGCCAAGATGTGAAGCTTTGATTGCTTTTTCAATGTCAGCCATTACGCCTTTATCCCAAGGTTGTACGGTAAGCATGTTTACATCTGGCGCTGCAAGTGATGCAATGTCGCGCAAATTCATCAAGCTGCCACCATAGCATTCTACTTTAACGTCTTCGATCATGCCTATGTGAGCTTTTCCTGTTCTAACACTGGTAAGATCTTTTTCAAAGTGAGCAAAACCTTTGTCCATTTCCGCAATAACGGGTTTTTCAAAAGATTTTATGTTGCCTTCTTCAATGATAATTGGTGTCATTACTATAATCTCCTACGCGCCTATTTCAAAGCGTGCAAATTGTTTAACTTTAATATTTTCGCCAGTTTTTGCTGACAATTCTTTTAGTAATTCTTCAATAGTTTTTGATTCATCTTTTACAAACGGTTGTTTGAGAAGTGAAACATCGCTTGCGATTTTTGCCATTTTGCCTTCAATGATTTTTTCAATCATGTTAGCAGGTTTGCCTTGAGATTTGAGTAGTTCAGTTGCGATTTCTTTTTCTTTTTGTAAGAAAGCCGCGTCAACTTGATCAGGAGAAACGTATTTAGGTTTCATCGCTGCAATGTGCATAGCAATATCTCTTGCGCATGTTTTGACAGCTTCTGTGCTAGATACGAAGTCAGTTTCACAGTTTAATTCAAGAAGAACGCCAGTTTGATCACCAGGGTGGATGTAAGAAACAACGATTCCTTGGGTAGTTTCTTTGTCTGCTCGTTTATCAGCCAGAGCTGTTCCACGTTTTCTAAGAAGTTCGATTGATTTTTCAATGTCGCCGTTAGCTTCTTCGAGTGCTTTTTTGCAATCAAGCATTCCAAGGCCAGTCATGTTTCGTAATTTTTGTATAGATTCTAATGATACTTTTGTCATTGTAAAATTCCTATGATTTATTGAGGTCTGTTGCAAGAGCCATAAGGAGTTCTGCTTTAATGTATTTGTTCTTATAGTTTGCCAGAAAATAAGCTTTTGGCAAAGTTCATTTTATCTCTTATTAAAAAATAATATGTTCTGGTGCTTCATGCGTGTCTGATTTAGGTTTTGATTCAGCATTATCTTGCTTTAGACGTTCTTCTTGTTGTACACGTTCTTGCCGTGGTTCCTTGAGTGGTCCAGTCCTTGGTTTAATAGAAGTGTTTGTTTCGGGTTGTGTTAACTTTCTCCCGCTTTGGATTATTGAAGCTAGTTCTTGTTCTATTTGCTCTATTTGAGCTTTATCTTGTTCTATTTGCTCTATTATGACCTGTTCTTGCTTTTTTTGTTTAGTTAGTAAAGTTTGCTCTTGTTTTGTTTTGTTTGTGAGAGTTGACTCTTGATTAATTTTATTTCTTAGTTCTTTTTCCCTTCTCTCGTTTTCAGCTAATCTTCTTTTTATTTTGTTAAGAGTTCTGCGTCCACCGTGTATTCTGTGAAGTTGTGCAGGTGTCATGATTATCGGAGTAGCATCAGTTTTTTTATGAGGAATAAGGAGGGTTGATTCTTTGAGATGTGTTTTTTCTTCGATATGATCTTGCGCAGAGCCATCTTGGTCTTTGTGACCGTGCAAGCTATGAAAATGGTAATGCGGAGTGGTTGAAGAATCAGGTTCATCGTCATTTTCATGGTCTCTATGAATTTGATGAGTTTCTTTTGGATAAGTTTCTTTTTGAGTTACTCGTTGTATAGAATTGTCTGAAGTAAAAAAGATATTGATTTCATAATCGTTAAAAAGTTGGATGATCCGTTCTTTCATAAAATCTTGGGTTTCTTTGCTTGATTCTTTCACGTCAAGTTCAAGTTGCTCTATCAAAAGTTGGGTTTTTTCATTATCGGTCCAATCTGAAGCAATTATTTTTGAATGTTGATTGAGCTCGTGCGATAGGTAATCAAGCTGTAAACCCTGATAAAATGATAGCTCTGGAATATCAGTCATTGGTTTAAATGGTTCTAGTTTTACTTGTGATTGTAGGGGGATAGTTGCGCAAAATAAAGCGCACAATAATAGATTATTTTTTTTCATTCTTACTCATCCTTTTTTTTTGGATCAATGTAGATTGAAGGTAAGGAAAAAAATAAATTAAAGCAAATTGTTATAATTGTTTTTTTATATAATCGGTCACCCAGGCGTCGCCAAGGCTATGCCGGGCACGGCCACAAATAATCATCAATGTTTAAATTTGATCTTTTGTTTGCCACTCTGGCCGTGGCAGGCCCCAATCCAGACTTCGTGTCTCATTTTATTCGCTTACTTCGTCGGACCTTGGTATGTATTGTGGAATTTTATTTTTATTACCTGGATCCCCGATCAAGCCGGGGACGACGAGGTGTGGCAAAATATTTTATAGCTAAAGAAGTATGGACATCTATCACCAGTGATAAAAATTAATTAAATTTTATTCATACTCAGGAGTTAGCTCGTATGCGCCAAGGGCAAATGCGAGTATTAACTCCGACTCAAGCTCAAGAAAAAATTATGTAAAGAATCAAGCTTCCCCATCAGGAAATACTTTGCGATGGAGCCGAAGGCGAATGCATTTTTATTTCCGTGAGATTACCCAAAGAAACCTCTTTGGGTCGTATGATTCCAAAGTATGTACGAAACCATACTTTGGCGCTGTTCCGCGTAGGAACAGAGTTGAATATTTTGAAAAATAAAGATGATATGTGGTGACCGACTAATATTGAAAAATTTTAGTAAGTTTTGATTCCAAAACTACATCTTTTCCATTGGCGTTACACCCATCAAAAACAAGCATGTTCGTAAAGTTTGTTGTACCAAACCGATAATGTGCAAGCGTTGTTGTGTTATAGCAGGGTTACTTGCATCAATAACTCGTTGCATGTTGTAATATCTGTGGAAAAGTCCAGCCAGTTCATGAGTAAAATATGCTAGCAAATGAATTTGATGATTATTGCCGATATTGCAAATCATTGATTTTAGTGAGCAGATCTTTTTAAGAATTAATTTTTCAAGATCAGTAAATTCTTGATCATAAAAGCATGTTTCATTGATGATGATATTTTCTTCTAAAGCTTTTCTTTGAATGCTTAAAGTTCTAACATACGCATACTGAATGTAAAATACTGGATTTTCGTTGCTTTGTTTAAGAGCTAAATCAAGGTCAAACTGGAGTTCAGCATCAGCTTTTCGATTTAAAAAGAAAAATCGTGCAACGTTTTTTCCAACTTCTTCAACAACTTCAGACAGTGTAACCATGTTACCAGATCGTTTTGACATTTTGACCGGAGCACCATCTTTCATGATGTGCACGAGTTGATACAAAATGACATTTAATTTTTTTGGATCGTAGCCTAAAGCTTGCATGATTGCATTGAGTCTGACTTTGTAGCTATGATGATCATGACCTAAAACCATGACAAGCTCGTCAAATCCGCGGTCTAGTTTGTCGATAAGATATGCTACATCAGCAGCAACGTACGTTAGTTCGCCATTTGCTTTTTTTAGCACGCGATCTTTGTCGTCGCCAAACGTTGTTGAACGAAACCAAAGGGCTCCTTCAAGTTCATAGGTGTGTCCTGTTCTGTTTAAGCGGTCAAGTGCAGCCTCAACTTTGCCATGATCATGTAAACTTTTTTCAGAGAACCAGATATCAAATAAAATACCGTAATTTTCTAGCGTTGTTTTAAGCTCTGCAAGCATGTGCTCTTTTGCGTAAATTTGAAAAAAGCTGTCAGGTTCTTGCTCAAGGTTTTTGCCAAATTGAGCAACGCATGTGCGGGCAAGGTCTATGAGGTTTTCACCATGATACGCTTCCTCAGGAAGCTCTATGTCATGACCAAGAATTTGCAAGCATCGAATTTTAAATGAGTTGCCGAGCTTTGTGATTTGAGCGCCAGCGTCGTTAATGTAAAACTCTTTGCATACATCGTAGTGCAAAAACGTTAAAACGTTTGAAAGTACGTCACCTAAAATACCGTTTCTTCCATGGCCGACATGCATTGGGCCTGTAGGATTAGCACTAACAAACTCAACGTTTATTTTTTTTGGGTGTGAAGGCTTGTCTGAAAAGTAAGATTCTTTTTTATGAGCAACTTCAAGTGCTAACGCTTGATACCATGCTGGAGTCATGAAAAAATTTAAAAATCCAGGACCAGCCACTTCAATTTTTTGCACAAAAGGGTGTTTGAAATTATTGATAATATCTTGGGCAAGCGTGCGAGGATTTTGTTTTAATTCTTTTGCCAGTATCATAGCAATGTTTGAATTGATATCACCAAAAGCTTGTTTGTCTTCGTCGATATTAAGATCAAACTGTGAGCTGTAAGTAACTTCCTTGGTGATACTGAGATGCTGCATCAGAAATAAAAAAAAGTCTGATTTTATTTGTTCAAATTGATTCATGGTCAAGGTCCTTCTGTCGTTCGTCCCGAGTGATTTCGAAGAAATTGTATCGAGGGATAGAGAATATATTAATCAATTAATCTTCTATGTAAAATACGCTTGCTGGCGCGATAAATATATTTTATGTGATTATGCTTTTTTGTCACGAGATAATGTTGCAGCAGCTTCTGTTTGTCTACGGGCATGAGTGACTAATCTATCGAAAACTCTTTGTCGTATTCTGGTTTCTGTCAAAAAAGCTTCTTGTTTATTTACACCTTTCTCGCAATATCTATCCAGACAGTCTTCATTTGTGGCATGAATTCTTTGATAAACAGCAGCTTTTTCAATATCTTCACGAGTTACAGTTATGTTTTGGTTGAGTAAAAATTCTAAAGAGCCCAATTGCCCGTGAGCGATAGAAATATCCAAAGGCCGTATGCAGTTAATTATTGCATTGGGGTTTGCACCTTGTCTTATAAGATTTGTCATGCTTGCGACGTCTCCTTTTTCAGTTGCCTGTATAAACTGATAATCGACAGATTTAAAAGAGTTACTAGCATTGCTTGAATCGGTGGCTAACGCTGCACCATCTTTTCCTCGCTGCATTGGTTCAGAGTTGGGCAATATATTATTTTCTTGTAAATGTTGTGTTAGGAAATTAACAAATATTGTTGCTTGATCTTTTTTGATTGGATCAGTTTCTAAACTTTGCAAAAATTGAGCTTTCTGTAGGTCTTGTAGAGTTGCTTTAAAATCACTACGAAGAAGTATTTGTCCAAAAGAATATTTTTTTTGTTCGATAGCAAAAGAAAGGGGTGTTGTGCCACGGGGCAAGCTACAATCTTTTTTCATAACATTGAGTAAGTTTTGAAAGTTTCCTTCTTGTTCGTGCAAAATAGAAGCGTAAAATTTTTTCAACGTTTCTTCGATTTCAACTGGCTCAGTTTCAACTGATTCGATCTGAACGATTTCTATATTTTCATCATTTTTCTTTAAGCTTGGATCCCAAGCGAAAAATCCTACAAAAAATCCCGCAACGGCCATTAAGGTAGTAAGAAGCGTAGACATGGTAAATCTCCTTTTGTTTTATTTCGTTACAAATTATTTTACTTACAATTTATTCTGCTTGCTTTTGCTCGAGATGTTTTTTTATAGTTGCAGCTTCTTTGGCTAATTTTTCGAGTTTTTGCAGTTCTCGCTGCGCTTGTGTAGCCAGTTTTTCTTTAGTCAGTTGTTCTTGTTGTTTTTCTGCATGTTGTCGTTCTTGCTCCAACTCTTGTTGTTTTTTGAGTAGTTTTGTTTTCTGAGTTAGCTTTTCAAGCCGTTGTAATTCTTGTCGCGTTTGTGCGTCTTGTTTTGCATGAGCTTCTTGCGTGCGTTGTATTTCTGCATTTTGTTTTGCTTGCTGTTCAGCTCTTTGTTTTTTGAGAGCTGCAGCTTCTTTGGCTAATTTTTCTCGTCGTTGCTGCTCTTGTCGTGCTTGGGCTTGCAGTTTTTGCTTTGCTTGCAGTGCACGTTGTTTTTCTTCGTTTCGTCGAGCTTGATCTGCATCTTGTTGTTTTTTTATAGTTGCAGCTTCTTGAGTTAGTTTGTCGAGTTTTTGTAGTTCTTGTTGAGCATCTGCTTCTTGTTGCTCCCGAATTTCGTGTGCTTGTTGTTGCTTAGCAGCTGCCTTTTTCATGACAGATTCTTCTGGGATTTTTGTTGCAAGTTTATTTAAAACGTTAGATTGAAGTTCTTTATTAAAATTGTTCCAGTTTGGAATTTCTTTAAGTATTTGAGCGTCGACTGGTTTGCTTAGATCAAGCGTAACTTTGTCAGCATAAAAATTTGCAACAATTTTTGTTAAGGCGTCTAGTCCAACTTTCAAATCCTCAGCTCTTGCAAGAGCATCATATTGCTGCGTGAGCGGTTGAGTCGGATTAATTTTTGTCATATCGACTACTTTGAATTGTAATTGTTTTTTTGCATTAAGAGCGGTAATTAAAACTTCATGATCTTTTAAAGATGGTTTCATTTCATCTTTCATGCCGTCAACTTCTTGTCTAAATTGCTCTTTTTTTTCTTGAATAGCGGTATCTTTTTCTAGCTTGTCCATTGAGCTGTCAGCTTTGATAAGATTGACCATGTCTTGCATGTTTTTTGATCTAACATTCATCCATTCATTTAAAACTTCTTGTTTGTCCTGTGTGCTTAATTTTTCTAAATTTTCTAAAAGAGCTTTGTTTTGTGACTGATCGTTAGGATTTTCAGCCATGTTTTTTAAAATAGATTTAGTTTGACCTTTAGACCACCAAGAAGTAATCGGACTGAAAGTACTTGTAGGTAGCACTATTGAGAGTATGCATAGCAACGTGATCGATAGATATTTTTTAATAATTTTATTCATTTTGTTTTCCTTTTTTTTCAACGGAATATATTCCAATTTTCAGTGTTGAAAATCTAATTTTTTTTCATTCTGTCACAAGCAGCGATTGGGTTACAATAGTTTGATTTTTATTTTTGTGTAATTAGTCGGTTTAATCAGTTGGTCGGTTTAATCAGTTGGTCACCCAGGCTTCCAACCGTCGCCAAGGGCTATGGCGGACACGGTCGCACAAGGCTACGCCTGGGTAACCGACTAAATTAAACAAATATGAACAACTATTTTCAGAATAGAATAAATCTTATATTTCATGTAAAATAAACTATATAAACAAATCACTTTTTTAGGTTTTTAAATGAAAAAAATAGCAGTCTTAGTTTCAGGCGGTGTCGATAGCTCAGTTGCTCTCGCACTTTTAAAAGAGCAGGGTCACGACGTGACTGCGTTTTATTTAAAAATCTGGCTTGAAGATGAGCTGTCTTATTTAGGCTCATGCCCATGGGAGCAAGATCTAGAGTATGCCCGTGGAGTCTGTGAAAAGCTCAATGTACCCCTTAAAATAGTTTCAATGCAGCAAGAGTATCATACTCGAGTGGTGTCTTACATGCTTGATGACATTCGGGCAGGGCGCACGCCTAACCCCGACATGCTGTGCAATCAACAAGTTAAATTCGGTGCTTTTTACGATGCAATCGATAATGCTCCTGACGGTGAGTACTTTGAACACGTAGCAACTGGGCATTACGCACAAATTGAACATACATCGTATGAACATACACCAACCCTCTCCGTTTTAAAAAAGGGTAAAGACCCGGTAAAAGATCAGACCTACTTTTTAGCATATCTTTCACAAGAGCAACTTAAGCGTGCCCTTTTTCCTATCGGTGGCTTTGAAAAATTTGAAGTTCGTGAGCTTGCAAGAAAATATGATCTGCCAACGCAGGATCGTAAAGACTCACAAGGGATTTGCTTCCTAGGCAAATTTCAATTCTCTGATTTTTTAAAAGCTCATCTTGGTACTAAAATTGGTGACATAGTCGAATTTGAAACTGGTGCAAAGCTTGGAGTGCATGAAGGATTTTGGTTTTACACCATTGGTCAACGCCAAGGCTTAGGCCTTTCGGGTGGCCCTTGGTATGTGGTCTCTAAAGATGCAGCCAAAAATATCGTCTACATTTCAAAAACGTACGGATCGGTAACAGAGCATAAATCAGGCATGATCGTTAAAAACTTTAACTGGATCCAGGGCAGCGCAAGCTTAAAAACTAATCTCGACGTCCGATTTCGCCATGGTCCTGCGGTGCACGCCGCAACGGTCACAGCACACGGTACAGATGTTACCATCATGCTTAACACCGAAAGTAAGCAGGGGATTGCCGCAGGGCAATTTGCGGTACTGTATGATGGTGATGTGTGCCTTGGCGGTGGAATCATTGAGCAGGCTTTATAGATTTGAAAATTAAGAAATAAAAAGAAGCTGACTTTTAAATCAGCTTCTTTTTTTAGGTGCTTAAAATAAATTTAGTTGTTACAAGTTTAACAGTCTTTCGTATGCTGCTCGTTCTTCTGGTGTTCGAGTGTCACCACTAAATATTGATGAGCTACCAGCTGAATTACCATATTCTGTTGAAGTTTGACTTATTACATCTGAAGGATTGACGCTCTTCGCAACTAAATTTATATATTTTGTTTTCAATTCTGGGGATAAACTAGCAAAAATAGTAGAACCTTTTTTTGATATTTGAGTTCTTACAAATTTTTGTTTGTCTAAAGTTAATGAATCATAATTTTCAAGAGCTTGCGACATTGTTGCAACTTGTTCAACGGAAGATAATTTACTATAGTTTTCTGATTTTAAGTTATCAAATAAACTTCTCACTGTCGCTACGGGTTGTGCAGTTCTAGATGATTCCGGTTGAGTTTGCTCAAAAGAAGTATTAGGTATTTCAGTTAATGCAGTTATCACTGGTTCAGTTTCCATTGTTCTGTTTTCAGCTGCTACAATTGGTTTATTTTCAAATTGTCTTTGCAGAGCATTCACATCTCGAATTGTATCTTGTTGTCTTATAGTCCCTGATGAAGGTTCGTTAAAAGTAGGTTCTACTCTGCTTGGTATAGGTTCTGCAACTCTTACATCAGCCTTAACTAACATTTTGTTAACCATTACCGTTACAAGATCTGGGTTTATAGTTTCATCTTCAGGATTTGTAGAAAACTTTGAAAGATTTACATCTTTAAGTCGGTCTTTGAAATTCTCCAAAACTGCATCTGTTACTTTTCGTTGTTGCTCTTCGAGTGAATTATTTTTATCTACTCGAACTGTTAAACCTTTTATGTAAAAATCAGCCATGCGATTTAAAATAGCATTAACAGTTGTGTAATCTTTACTTTTTCCATCATAAATTCCCTCGTTGTGAGAACCTGATAACTCACTTGTATCTGCAAAAGGATTATATTCAGACATGTTATAAATTTTAAACGTAACGTGGGATGGATTTACATCTATCGCACCATTTGCTAATTTTGGTCTTCTTTCCACAAGCATTTGATCAGAGTTAAGCATGCCAGAATTTTCAATTTCAGTTCTTAATTGCGAAAATTTTTCATTGAAGCTTGTAAGAATATTATTTTTAGTTATTTCCATCGTTGCATTATCAAGCTCTTTTCTGAAAGCCTTTTTTATATCTTGAGAACCTTCGTTGAAAATTTCTTCTTTTTGTAACGTATCACATTTTCTAACGCTCTGAACTATTTCATTGTTTTCTATAGAACGCTGGTTAGTTCTATTGGGATTGAAATCAAATTTGTGAGCTGTTTTATCAAAGCCTGTCATTCTGCTTGAAAATCCACTTTTTGCTTCAGCTAAATCACCATAACCAAAGAAAGATTTAACACTTTCCCAAGTTCTTCTAGCCCAATGTTTTTCTGTTGTTGCAGTAGGATGATTTTCAATGTGATTTTCTTTTGGAGTTACTTCGTTTCGAAGTCTACCTAAAGCTTCTTTTGCTAGTTCTTGACGATTAATGCGGTCTTGACGTTCTTGGTTTTGTTGTTCCAGAGTTGAACGTTCTGGTTGATTTTGTTGAGTCTGCTGTTGCTCATATCCTTCATCCATTGCCTTCAATCCAAAACCAGCACACAGTGCTATGAGCAGTAGGCTTAATTTTATATTTTTTTTCATGCTTCTCTCCATCTTTAGCATGTTTTTATAACTTTATAAATTCAGTTTGTCACAGTGGGAAGGGGAAAAGCAAGGGTTTTTGGTAATAAAGTAGCTTGTTTAGTTTAGTCAATTGTTGCTATCTACATTGTTTTTTTAATGAATTTTTTGTTTCGCTCATGCCGCGAAGGCACCCAAATCCAGCCGTCCCAGCCTTCGCAAAACGCTTCGGCGGGCAGGCTGCTTTCAGCTATGGCGGACACGGGCCGTTATTTTAAGGAAAATTTATAAAATAGGTTCATACCCAGGAGTTAGCTCGTATGCGCCCAGCCTACGCTTGTAATTCAAACTAGCCGCTCGTCCTGAGTTAATTTTTGTAAAAAATTAGTATCGAAGGATAGCAAAGCTACGGCGGACACGGCCAAGGGCAAATACGAGTATTAACTCCGACTCCAGCTCAAGAAAAAATGAATTAAAGAATCAAGCTTCCCCATCAGGAAATACTTTGCGATGGAGCCCCTGTTTCGTTTTAACGAAGCAGGATAGGCGAATGCATTTTTATTTCCGTAGGGGGTTTTTAAAGGGGCGCTAGCCACTTGGATACCTGTTCCCCCAATCCTCCTACGTATTTCACTTTGTTCATTTACTACGTAGGACCTTGGTGTTGCCTGTCCTCCGTAGCTCCTCTATTCTTCAATGCTAATTTTATCCGAAAATTAAATCAGGACGAGCGGAGTACTATAGTTTAACGGCGTAGGACGGAGTAAGAATACTTGGGCGCTGTCCCGCGTAGGGACAGAGTTGAATGCTTGAAAAATAAACAATCTAGTGGAGATCAACTGCTTGAGCAGCATCTCCTCTTTCTTTAGCCTGTCTTTTACGACGTTCCTTCGTCATTTTTTTATTACTTTTTTTCTCAGCTTTAACCACTGGTTCAGCAATCACCGCTTGAGCAACTGACTCTTCAGGCAATGCATGTCCTGCTTTTAAAGCCGCTTTATCTTTTTCAAGTTGCTCTCTAAGCTCTTGAGCATGCAAAATATCTTTTTTGCGACGTTCTTCTTGTTCTTTATCTAATTTTGCATTTGTTTCTTGGCTTAAAAATTCTTTTGGAATTTTAGCGGTAAGTGTACTTAAAATATTGATTTGTAGTTGTCCATCAAAATTGTCCCAGTCTGGAATTGCGGTAATTATTTGCTCAGTGACTGGTTGATCAAAGTTAAGGTTTACTTTGTTTGCATAATATTCCGTTACACTTTGCGCAAGGGCTTTTTCTGGCATGGTTATATCGCCTGATTTTTCAAGAGCGTCATACTGTTCGGTCAGTGGTTGTGTTGGATCAATTTTACTCATGTCTACTATTTCAAATATTTTGCTGTCTGAACCGTCTCCAGATGCAGAGAGAAACTCAGTAGGCTTTAAAGATAGCTTCATGACGTTTTGTATGTCTTCTGTCTCTGCTTTAAATTGATCTTTTACAGTTTCAATTTGATCATCTTTTTGTTCAATACTTAAAGAAGAGTCGTTTTCTATAGCTTTAATTTCGTTCTGTTCTTTTTTAATTCGAACGTGAGCCCACAGATCGTTAAGTGCTTTTTGTTTATCCTTAGTGCTTAAATCTTTCATTTTATGAGCTAGGGCTTTAGCCTGTGACGCGTTACGAATGCCTAGGGCGTGGGAGTTCAATATTGATTTTGTACTTCTGTTGTTGAAATAATCTTTTATGGTAGACAGCAAAGATGAAATTGAATCCATAACTTTGCTCAAAGCATTTTTTTGAGCTGTAGCTTCTGGCATAGCTTGACCTGATGTTTGCGGGATGTCAGAAACAATCTCTGTTGGACTACTTACTACATCGGTAGATTGCTCAAATGCTTGCTCAAATGATTGTTCAGATTCTTGCGTTGCATATATCGGCAGTGTTGCAAGCAGTGTACAGAGCAGTGTAAAAGCTAGCATTGGCAATGCTAGGCAACTTTTGGTATTTTTAATCATCTTCGATCCCTTTTTCAATCATTTTTTGGAGTAAGCGTTGAAAATGTAATTTCTTACAATGTAATTTCTTATATTGTGCCGTAAGGCTGCCTCGGCTTGCAAGAGTTTTGCTATGAAGTTTGTACAAGAGCTTATAAGATCCATGTAGCTCTTAATGAAAATACTAAAGG
This DNA window, taken from Candidatus Babeliales bacterium, encodes the following:
- a CDS encoding trigger factor, with amino-acid sequence MVQSDKVCCLVDSKPLSNSYQFTVSVPSCITESFFQLAAQAQQSSAQTTGFKKGSAPISYVQEHFKAPIVSHLKDLGLKFFGINTLMQNIRQQKIIVVGTPQLKDIQIDGAGNALYHFEGYAPKELYMQSWKYLPFKPTPRKQYRDIDKQVTSFLQDEEAIQSRFKPESGIDVGDWICFKAWIIDKNDNPVFDKNTSNIWLKIGNEEPDVIFQSIFLGKKIGDRFTTDNSSLQNYFCEASNSSYTYVVEIKDIVPYRYFSFDLFKQYFKIKTHKDLLSKITEVFSFNNDISQRRSIGHEALGLIIKKNQIVLPDGAITVQKRLILADLQFKPDFIVYKQDREFDSQVTSMAKRQLLDSVVAEYVGYQDNLTVSPQDIKAILQITQRSRLKDFLYFPFLKTQLSGQEFPVEG
- the frr gene encoding ribosome recycling factor; amino-acid sequence: MTPIIIEEGNIKSFEKPVIAEMDKGFAHFEKDLTSVRTGKAHIGMIEDVKVECYGGSLMNLRDIASLAAPDVNMLTVQPWDKGVMADIEKAIKASHLGLSPVIDGDIIRVELPRMTTGRREELVKLVGKKIEDGKINLRNIRKDFVNMIKDAQKGKKISEDFDKRLNKTLQDITDKYVEKVDATGEKKKNELKAF
- the tsf gene encoding translation elongation factor Ts — translated: MTKVSLESIQKLRNMTGLGMLDCKKALEEANGDIEKSIELLRKRGTALADKRADKETTQGIVVSYIHPGDQTGVLLELNCETDFVSSTEAVKTCARDIAMHIAAMKPKYVSPDQVDAAFLQKEKEIATELLKSQGKPANMIEKIIEGKMAKIASDVSLLKQPFVKDESKTIEELLKELSAKTGENIKVKQFARFEIGA
- the argS gene encoding arginine--tRNA ligase, translated to MNQFEQIKSDFFLFLMQHLSITKEVTYSSQFDLNIDEDKQAFGDINSNIAMILAKELKQNPRTLAQDIINNFKHPFVQKIEVAGPGFLNFFMTPAWYQALALEVAHKKESYFSDKPSHPKKINVEFVSANPTGPMHVGHGRNGILGDVLSNVLTFLHYDVCKEFYINDAGAQITKLGNSFKIRCLQILGHDIELPEEAYHGENLIDLARTCVAQFGKNLEQEPDSFFQIYAKEHMLAELKTTLENYGILFDIWFSEKSLHDHGKVEAALDRLNRTGHTYELEGALWFRSTTFGDDKDRVLKKANGELTYVAADVAYLIDKLDRGFDELVMVLGHDHHSYKVRLNAIMQALGYDPKKLNVILYQLVHIMKDGAPVKMSKRSGNMVTLSEVVEEVGKNVARFFFLNRKADAELQFDLDLALKQSNENPVFYIQYAYVRTLSIQRKALEENIIINETCFYDQEFTDLEKLILKKICSLKSMICNIGNNHQIHLLAYFTHELAGLFHRYYNMQRVIDASNPAITQQRLHIIGLVQQTLRTCLFLMGVTPMEKM
- the mnmA gene encoding tRNA 2-thiouridine(34) synthase MnmA, whose protein sequence is MKKIAVLVSGGVDSSVALALLKEQGHDVTAFYLKIWLEDELSYLGSCPWEQDLEYARGVCEKLNVPLKIVSMQQEYHTRVVSYMLDDIRAGRTPNPDMLCNQQVKFGAFYDAIDNAPDGEYFEHVATGHYAQIEHTSYEHTPTLSVLKKGKDPVKDQTYFLAYLSQEQLKRALFPIGGFEKFEVRELARKYDLPTQDRKDSQGICFLGKFQFSDFLKAHLGTKIGDIVEFETGAKLGVHEGFWFYTIGQRQGLGLSGGPWYVVSKDAAKNIVYISKTYGSVTEHKSGMIVKNFNWIQGSASLKTNLDVRFRHGPAVHAATVTAHGTDVTIMLNTESKQGIAAGQFAVLYDGDVCLGGGIIEQAL